A stretch of the Xylocopa sonorina isolate GNS202 chromosome 12, iyXylSono1_principal, whole genome shotgun sequence genome encodes the following:
- the LOC143429731 gene encoding uncharacterized protein LOC143429731, giving the protein MRITSILLYKVHDIPYRFRGKYGKIKKPTLKDIIEFKNDLEREERNMLILRHPYLTVEQSRGHMSEFKREKFINILHKWTEDQNEKFNKRITIQDRLSHLKVNEAWD; this is encoded by the exons ATGCGTATTACAAGTATACTACTTTATAAAGTTCACGATATTCCGTATCGATTTCGCGG GAAATATGGTAAAATTAAAAAGCCGACTTTAAAGGATATCATAGAATTTAAGAACGATCTTGAGAGGGAAGAAAGGAACATGTTAATACTGAGACATCCTTACCTTACCGTGGAGCAATCTCGTGGTCATATGAGTGAATTTAAACGAGAAAAGTTTATTAATATATTACACAAATGGACCGAAGATCAGAatgaaaaatttaataaaaggATTACGATCCAAGATCGATTAAGTCATCTAAAGGTAAACGAGGCTTGGGATTAA
- the LOC143429727 gene encoding apoptosis-inducing factor 3 — protein sequence MIERSSMRFYIVRQCIKLTDDTIFHIRLKINNGRMSELRTERKAHTCSECNKAREDIRRSRNNAKCCCSCKPEKYDYVEGTVCKETDIKENEMKQLSLGDDGGKVLLIKQKGELHAIGTKCTHYGALLHTGALGDGQVRCPWHGACFNIKTGDIEDYPGMDSLPCFQVNVDDSGFVHVKAKRRDLDIGKRTKKMYERDVNNNTTVVIVGGGPAAAICAESLRQEGFTGKIVMVCKENTVPYDRIKVSKSFDFDIKKAALRPPSFYKEHNIEIKLGTEAIELNANENVVQLSSNEKITYDYLFISTGSKPRIPDISGVYLSNIHVLRDYTDSHALNSKISLDKHVVIVGLGFIGMEAAASCVNKCASVTVLGRSDVPLQTVFGTEIGNRIKQMFEEQGVKFMFGRDIAQFTGKEDEKNTVGTVVLTDGEVLPADIVIIGIGSTFYTDWIKDTPIHRLADGSIKVDKYLKTNVANIYAGGDVAHAPLFGSDDMSAAIGHYSLAHYHGKVAALNICGKNTALNTVPFFWTLLFGKSYRYTGYGKPKDIRIYGSLKNLEFFAYHIKDGKVIAMSSCGADPVVADFANFLREGHTLTEAEVNKDPYSWMRNKPKDIQNRFKKE from the exons ATGATTGAACGTTCAAGCATGCGTTTTTACATCGTCAGACAGTGCATAAAGTTAACCGATGacacaatttttcatattcgtttaaagATAAACAACGGAAGAATGTCAGAGTTACGAACCGAAAGGAAGGCTCATACTTGCAGTGAGTGTAATAAAGCACGGGAAGATATTAGACGGTCACGTAATAATGCAAAATGTTGTTGTAGTT GTAAACCAGAAAAGTATGATTACGTCGAAGGTACGGTGTGCAAGGAAACAGATATTaaagaaaatgaaatgaaaCAGTTATCGCTCGGTGACGATGGAGGGAAAGTCTTGTTGATAAAACAAAAGGGAGAATTACACGCCATTGGCACAAAATGTACACACTATGGAGCTTTGCTTCACACTGGAGCATTAGGAGACGGACAAGTAAGATGTCCATGGCATGGTGCGTGTTTCAATATCAAAACAGGGGATATAGAAGATTATCCAGGAATGGATTCCCTACCTTGTTTCCAA GTGAACGTAGATGACAGCGGTTTTGTGCATGTAAAGGCAAAACGTAGAGATTTAGATATCGGAAAAAGGACAAAGAAGATGTACGAACGAGATGTCAATAATAATACCACCGTTGTAATAGTTGGAGGTGGACCTGCAGCTGCAATCTGCGCCGAAAGTTTGAGGCAAGAAGGTTTTACAGGAAAAATTGTCATGGTCTGCAAAGAAAACACAGTACCGTACGACAGAATAAAGGTATCCAAAAGTTTTGACTTTGATATCAAAAAAGCAGCTTTAAGACCGCCGTCGTTTTACAAAGAGCACAACATTGAGATTAAACTGGGCACAGAAGCTATAG AATTAAATGCGAACGAGAATGTCGTTCAATTGAGTAGTAATGAGAAAATAACATACGATTATTTGTTCATTTCTACCGGAAGTAAGCCTAGGATCCCAGATATATCTGGCGTTTACTTATCTAATATCCATGTATTAAGAGATTATACCGACAGCCATGCGCTAAATTCGAAAATATCATTGGACAAGCATGTTGTAATAGTTGGATTGGGCTTCATCGGTATGGAAGCTGCTGCTTCTTGTGTAAACAAGTGTGCATCCGTTACcgtgctaggaaggagcgatgTGCCATTACAAACAGTTTTTGGAACAGAAATTGGTAATAGAATCAAGCAAATGTTCGAAGAACAAG GTGTTAAATTTATGTTTGGCCGTGATATCGCGCAATTCACTGGAAAGGAAGACGAAAAGAATACCGTGGGCACAGTGGTTCTTACCGATGGTGAAGTTCTTCCTGCCGATATAGTGATAATTGGGATTGGATCAACATTTTATACAGACTGGATCAAGGATACCCCTATTCATAGGTTGGCAGATGGTAGCATCAAAGTCGATAAG TATCTGAAAACAAACGTGGCAAACATATATGCTGGTGGTGATGTAGCACACGCTCCGTTATTTGGTTCTGATGACATGTCGGCTGCAATTGGTCATTATTCGTTAGCTCACTATCACGGTAAAGTAGCGGCGCTGAATATATGCGGAAAAAATACTGCTTTGAATACCGTACCATTTTTTTGGACATTGTTATTTGGGAAAAGTTACAGATATACAG GATATGGGAAACCAAAGGACATTAGGATTTACGGTTCTTTGAAGAATTTGGAATTCTTCGCTTATCACATTaaagatggtaaagtaatcgCGATGAGCAGTTGCGGAGCAGATCCTGTTGTAGCTGATTTTGCAAATTTCCTTCGCGAAGGACATACGCTAACAGAAGCGGAAGTTAATAAAGATCCGTACTCTTGGATGAGAAACAAGCCAAAGGATATACAAAATAGATTTAAAAAAGAATGA